The stretch of DNA TACCTGTTCGAGTATCGCTTCAGCCCGTTCAACTCGATCTCTTTTCGAGATCGAATGCGGCATTAGCTCCAACGGCAGCAGGACATTCTCAATCGCCGTTCGCCACTTCAGCAAAGCGGGTTGCTGGAACACAAACCCCACCTCGCCATTTTGACTCGCTGCCGGTGGATCGATCACCACGCTTCCTTGAGTTGGCCTCTGCACCCCTGCTATCAGACGAAGGATGGTTGTCTTACCACATCCACTCGGACCAACGAGCGAAAGCACATTTCCTGCTTTCGCTGTTAGGTCGACCTGATCGACCGCTTTCATCCCCCCGTCGAAGATCACCGAGACCGAGTGGCACTTGATCTCGGAACTAGAGACGGGATCTTTGACCAAGGCTTGCCAATCGTTGGTGCGGGAACCGGGGGGCATGAAGAAATCGGTTTGGGACTACGGAGTGACTTCAGGTGATTCACCATTTCCAGACGGTGAAGCCTGAATGGCCGTCGAGGCATCGGAGTCGGATTCCTGTTCGGATGCAGACTCGCTTTCGGTCGCCGGCGTTTCCAAAGGTTCGGGCTTTGCCTTGGTGACTTCAAACAAGTTTCCATTGGACCGCAATTCGTATTGTTGTCCGTCGACTTCAATCTTGGCGAAACGAGCGTTTAGATCCACGACCGTTCCTTTAATGCTGCCGATCTCAAATGAATCGCCAACACGAAGCTTCAACGTTTTATCACGAGTTCTCACTCGCATCCATGCCCGCCATTCGTCGCCGCTTTGCACCAATCCCGTCAGAACCGTTTGCTTGGCGTCATCGAATTTCAATTTCGGTGGTTCAGGTTTCGGTGGCGGAGGAGGATCAACGACATTGACGATCAACTTTTGTTCGGTCGATCGAGCAGGCAAACCATCGTCCGAGACACTGACAAGCACTTCAAAGGAACCTTTTTCAGCGTTGTCTATTTCCAGAGTTCCATTTCGATCATTGATGGAAACCACGTCTTCAGGTGCAGAAATAATCTTGTACGTAAGATTTTGACCCTCGGGGTCTTTGAACACCAACGGCAATGTCGTCTTGCGGCCCACAACCGCTTCGACTCGTGGACTCCCCGCATAGGCGGGCGCTTGGTTAGGCGGTTGAAAAAAGTTACGGTTCAAAATTGAATCGCGATACTCCGCCAAGTCTTTGTCGACTTGCCAGGATTTTTCAGTAGGTTCGGGTAAATCAGCAGGTGCGGCATTCAGAGCGATGGCATCAATCGCCATCTCAACGACATAGTCACCTGTTCGACTCGGACGAATCGACAAGTCTCGAATGCGGTGCAAGTAGTCTTTGGAGTAAAAGTCGTAAAGCAAATCGACCAAATTGTCCGTGCGTGCTTTGCCTTGGACACGAAAGGCAAACTGGCGATAGAGCCCGCCCATGGAACGCGATGAAGTGGGATCAACACTACGTTCGCTTAGTTCGTTCTTCTCCATGATCGACAACAACCACTGCTGATACCGACTTCGAGCCGTTTCGGCATTCCCAGGCAAGGATCGCACCATGTATTCGCCCATTTGACGATTGGCTAGTTCGCCTTGTTTGCGTTGTTCGTTGATCTTGGTTTGTTGCTGCTCCAAACGTGTGATCTCATTGGTTCGCAGTTTCAGCGCCGAGCGATACTTGCCCATGCCCCACCAGACGACCGCGGCGATTAAGAGGCCGCCAACCAACATTGAAAGTAAGCGTTCACGCTGAGTCATGATTGCTGCTCCTGCGTTGGTGTGACTTCTGATTCACGATCTGCATCAGCCGTGGTTTCGGATTTCGAGTCTGCATTCGAGTCTGCATTCGAGTCTGAGTTTGAGCCTGAATCTGAATCGGAATCTGCCTTCGAGTCCGAGTCTGCCTCCGCGTCGGAATCGGATTGAGTTTCGGACTGCTTCGCCAATGCGGTCAAAATGCGTTCGTAACGTTGATTGCGAAGCGATTCGGGACCGACTTGGATCGACTCGCTAAAGCCCCAGCGGTACGTTGTATCTTTCTTTTCTTCGCTCGCACCGTCACCAATGACTTCATGGGCACCATCGCGAAGGGCCTGTTCAAAATCGTCAATCACACTTGGACTGACGACGGCTCCGGTGACTTGCAACTTGCCGCCTCCTTCACGTTGGTCAGCCGTGGCCGAGATTGAACGCACTATCATTTCGTTCGATGGCGGCATCTGATCGGCCAGTCGTTTCAACTCGTCTAGCCATTGCACGTTACCGTCTAGAAACTGATCTATTTGTTCTGTCTTGCCTACGCTCTCGACCGCTTGATCGACGCTCGACTTCATGGAGGCGTTGGTGGACTTCAGCTCAGCGATTTGCTGATCGAGCGAGCTGAATTTGCTGTAAACCAGATACGCCAATAATAGCGCGGCGGCAGCAGGAACGCCTATCAACAAAGCGTTCTTCCATTTCTGCGGCGGCTCCTCGGGTCGTTGCCGTGGATTAAGAAAGTCGATTAATCGTTCCGGGTGACCTCCATCGGCCGCCAACATTCCAACCAACGGAGCCAGACGCCCCACGTGGTCAGGCAACTCTTTTGCTGTCTTCTTATCGACATCAACAAGATCAAAGGGATCAACGATCTCAACGGTGGCGTTGCAGGCCTCGGCAAGAATTTGTTGATCGCCGACGTGAACGGATGGTTTGCCCCACAAGACAACTTTGTCAGGTCGCGCATCGGCACCGCATGCCACTAAGGAACGCTTGAGCTCTCCCGACAAGGCGCGGTTTCTGGCATCGGTACCCTTGGGCATTCGAACGGTTCGAACAAAGATAACCTTGCCGTTCTTTGCAATTACAATCTCGGCGTCATCTGCAAGCAGGTCCACCAATACAATATTCGCCTTGGGGTCGTTGCCCACGCGAGTTAAATACAGTGCGGCGGTGGAAAGGGGGCGAAGGGCAATTCGCTTGGGTAACAGTCCCGCCGACTCACAGCACTTGCGAATTTCATTCAGCTTGTTGGGGCCAATTGCAGCGGCGATCATTTCGATGCTGGTGTCGGTACGATCGGTAACCAGAAAATCCACGGTCGCGGAATCACCTGCGGAAGCGAAGCTACGAATCGCTTGGAACCGCACCATGTCGGGCAATTCCTCGTTGGGCACCGGTGGCAACTTCATTTCGCGAAGTTCGGCCTTGCCTCGACCGATCGCGACCAGCGCTTCGACATTTTGAAGGCCATTTTCCGAAACATGTTCACGCAACACCGTGGCAACATCCTTGGCCATTGCGCCGGTTTCCAGTGCGATGATGGCAACATCGGTAATGCGCACACTCGAACCACGGACATCGCCCACGACAAGTCGCAGTTCGGTTTCATCCCAATCGATTGCTATTTTTTTCATTGTCTGTTTCTTTTGACTTTGTCACGTCTTCGCTATTGCAAGGATGCCGCAGCACGACTGCCCAAGACTGATAGATCGAAACCTCGGCCCAAGTGGCTGAGATCTCGCCAGGATACGATTTTTGGATTCACGGTCGTTGCATCCACTATGGCTTCCACTCGATGGGATGCTCCGGTCTGATCAAAGTAACCAATGATCTGAGCTCGATAGACATCACCTCCACCGCACAACAGCGGCGTAAGAGAACGCATTTCATCAATAGTGATCAGTCCTTCGGCCAACGGCCATGTTTCGAATCGTCGCCCCGGATCATCCGAGAGAGGATCGCGCTGTTCAAGGATTGCCGCGACCGCTTCCTCACTCAGCAGCGGAATTCCGTAGAGCAATTCGGCCGGGCATTCATTCAGGTTAATTCGACCGGGCATCACCGCCGAGTCTTGAGTAGTCACTGAGTCCATCAAATCCGCCATATAAACAGACATGGACACCGGATCTCCGGCAAAGGGTGACTGATAAACGGTTGCACTGTCACCTTCGCCAATGACAACCTCGGCATCGATCAGGTCCAAAACCTGAGTTAAATCAGTGCCACCACCACCCGACAGATCCATTTGCTCAATCAAATCAGGTGTCCAGATTCCTCCGTCGCGTCCTTGAGCACCGCT from Rubripirellula amarantea encodes:
- a CDS encoding ABC transporter ATP-binding protein, with protein sequence MPPGSRTNDWQALVKDPVSSSEIKCHSVSVIFDGGMKAVDQVDLTAKAGNVLSLVGPSGCGKTTILRLIAGVQRPTQGSVVIDPPAASQNGEVGFVFQQPALLKWRTAIENVLLPLELMPHSISKRDRVERAEAILEQVGLSNAAHRFPHQLSGGMQMRVSIARALVTRPCLLLLDEPFASLDDMLRNQLGELFLSLWHSQRFTAVMVTHNIAEAVMLSHEIAVMRTGRLEVVIENDLPWPRTDQSRRSLEFGAMYGRVSDALRGSSS
- a CDS encoding LapA family protein — protein: MTQRERLLSMLVGGLLIAAVVWWGMGKYRSALKLRTNEITRLEQQQTKINEQRKQGELANRQMGEYMVRSLPGNAETARSRYQQWLLSIMEKNELSERSVDPTSSRSMGGLYRQFAFRVQGKARTDNLVDLLYDFYSKDYLHRIRDLSIRPSRTGDYVVEMAIDAIALNAAPADLPEPTEKSWQVDKDLAEYRDSILNRNFFQPPNQAPAYAGSPRVEAVVGRKTTLPLVFKDPEGQNLTYKIISAPEDVVSINDRNGTLEIDNAEKGSFEVLVSVSDDGLPARSTEQKLIVNVVDPPPPPKPEPPKLKFDDAKQTVLTGLVQSGDEWRAWMRVRTRDKTLKLRVGDSFEIGSIKGTVVDLNARFAKIEVDGQQYELRSNGNLFEVTKAKPEPLETPATESESASEQESDSDASTAIQASPSGNGESPEVTP
- the pilM gene encoding type IV pilus biogenesis protein PilM, whose translation is MKKIAIDWDETELRLVVGDVRGSSVRITDVAIIALETGAMAKDVATVLREHVSENGLQNVEALVAIGRGKAELREMKLPPVPNEELPDMVRFQAIRSFASAGDSATVDFLVTDRTDTSIEMIAAAIGPNKLNEIRKCCESAGLLPKRIALRPLSTAALYLTRVGNDPKANIVLVDLLADDAEIVIAKNGKVIFVRTVRMPKGTDARNRALSGELKRSLVACGADARPDKVVLWGKPSVHVGDQQILAEACNATVEIVDPFDLVDVDKKTAKELPDHVGRLAPLVGMLAADGGHPERLIDFLNPRQRPEEPPQKWKNALLIGVPAAAALLLAYLVYSKFSSLDQQIAELKSTNASMKSSVDQAVESVGKTEQIDQFLDGNVQWLDELKRLADQMPPSNEMIVRSISATADQREGGGKLQVTGAVVSPSVIDDFEQALRDGAHEVIGDGASEEKKDTTYRWGFSESIQVGPESLRNQRYERILTALAKQSETQSDSDAEADSDSKADSDSDSGSNSDSNADSNADSKSETTADADRESEVTPTQEQQS